From a region of the SAR202 cluster bacterium genome:
- a CDS encoding M20/M25/M40 family metallo-hydrolase has product MAIGTGLTKHKAYLEQNKDRHIKRIQKAVQQPSVSTEDLGVRECAQILHEMHKEVGFQEAEIIQTPGLPGLWSYYDAKKPKTIVVYGNFDTRPVLPHEKWDIPPYSGAVASMGGFSKVLVGRGSYSYKGPYVAWLNAIESMLAVDGTLPVNVMTLLEGDEILGSPYYRDMYNKYKPRMGKVTASFSPGASQDASGRVGMSMGSKGMIYADLIASGAKWGRGPQGGPLHGMTKSVIDSPVWRLVHALSTLTEPDGNRIVVKGFYDALKPPTAAEKKAVQEYIQSIGGGDWKKVLAGVAAAKVPAGDLPEEQTILNYYFGPSLNINGIKGGFTGPGTLPFSLPHQASARFDIRVPRGYKVQNVIKLIRDHLDAKGYSDVEFKVMGAFDPSNVDPNSDLVRSIKRAFQTMGVPLVTAPCSGGGGPWSIFATDLGVPMVRSVGVGGGGGTGGPNEFLVIDGNDKVGGLVECELSHIHMLKSYAEEA; this is encoded by the coding sequence ATGGCTATCGGCACAGGCTTAACAAAACACAAGGCCTATCTGGAACAAAACAAAGACCGCCACATCAAGCGTATCCAGAAGGCCGTCCAGCAGCCCAGCGTCTCCACCGAAGACCTCGGCGTCCGCGAGTGCGCCCAAATCCTCCACGAGATGCACAAAGAGGTCGGCTTCCAGGAGGCCGAAATCATCCAGACCCCCGGCCTCCCCGGCCTCTGGTCCTACTACGACGCCAAGAAGCCCAAGACCATCGTCGTCTATGGCAACTTCGATACCCGCCCCGTCCTGCCCCACGAAAAATGGGACATACCCCCCTACAGCGGCGCCGTCGCCTCTATGGGCGGCTTCTCCAAAGTCCTCGTCGGTCGCGGCAGCTATTCCTACAAAGGCCCCTACGTCGCCTGGCTCAACGCCATCGAATCTATGCTGGCCGTCGATGGCACCCTCCCCGTCAACGTCATGACCCTCCTGGAGGGCGACGAGATCCTCGGCAGCCCCTACTACCGCGACATGTACAACAAGTACAAACCGCGCATGGGCAAAGTCACCGCCAGCTTCAGCCCCGGCGCCTCCCAGGACGCCTCGGGCCGCGTCGGCATGAGCATGGGCTCCAAGGGCATGATCTACGCCGACCTCATCGCCAGCGGCGCCAAGTGGGGACGAGGCCCCCAGGGCGGTCCCCTCCACGGCATGACCAAGTCCGTCATCGACTCCCCCGTCTGGCGCCTCGTCCACGCCCTCTCCACCCTCACCGAGCCTGACGGCAATCGCATCGTCGTCAAAGGCTTCTACGACGCCCTCAAGCCTCCCACCGCCGCCGAAAAGAAGGCTGTCCAGGAATATATCCAGTCCATCGGCGGCGGCGACTGGAAAAAAGTCCTCGCCGGCGTCGCCGCGGCCAAAGTCCCCGCCGGTGACCTGCCGGAAGAGCAGACCATCCTCAACTACTACTTCGGCCCCAGCCTCAACATCAACGGCATCAAGGGCGGCTTCACCGGCCCGGGCACCCTCCCCTTCAGCCTTCCCCACCAGGCCTCCGCCCGCTTCGATATTCGCGTCCCCCGAGGCTACAAAGTCCAGAACGTGATTAAGCTCATCCGCGACCACCTGGACGCCAAAGGCTACTCTGACGTCGAATTCAAGGTCATGGGCGCCTTCGACCCCTCCAACGTCGACCCCAACAGTGACCTGGTCCGCTCCATCAAGCGCGCCTTCCAGACCATGGGCGTCCCCCTGGTCACCGCCCCATGCAGCGGCGGCGGCGGCCCCTGGTCTATCTTCGCCACCGACCTCGGCGTCCCCATGGTACGCAGCGTCGGCGTCGGCGGGGGCGGAGGCACCGGCGGCCCCAACGAGTTCCTGGTCATCGACGGCAATGACAAGGTGGGCGGCCTCGTCGAATGCGAGCTGTCCCATATCCACATGCTCAAGTCCTACGCCGAGGAGGCCTAA